A window of the Microbulbifer aggregans genome harbors these coding sequences:
- a CDS encoding ribose-phosphate diphosphokinase produces MSTEKLRVFSLEAGAALADAVAAELGIARARHEERDFTDGEHKLRPLDDVEGADVYLLQSLYGDNHSSVDDKLIRLLFFIATLKDVGARRVTAVVPYLCYGRKDRRTKLRDPLSNRYLASLFEAMGTDAAVTLDAHNQAAFENAFRCRSLHLQAMPLFVDYAAQALKGEERPLVVASPDVGGVKRAEALRSALGEKLGRQIGRAFVEKYRSEGQLSGGTLVGDVRDAAVLIVDDLISGGGTIERATAALHNAGAARILVAASHGQFSDGAREKLGGLPLDAVVVTDSLPQPTTSGPISILTCAPLLAEAIRRLHGGGPACELSL; encoded by the coding sequence ATGTCCACCGAGAAGCTGCGAGTGTTCAGCCTCGAAGCCGGCGCAGCGCTGGCGGATGCCGTGGCGGCCGAACTGGGTATCGCGCGCGCCCGGCACGAAGAGCGTGACTTTACCGATGGGGAACACAAATTGCGTCCCCTGGACGACGTCGAGGGCGCCGATGTTTACCTGCTTCAGTCCCTCTATGGTGACAACCACAGCAGTGTCGATGACAAGCTGATCCGGCTGCTGTTCTTTATCGCCACCCTGAAGGACGTCGGGGCCCGCCGGGTGACGGCGGTCGTGCCGTACCTTTGCTACGGGCGCAAGGACCGCCGCACGAAACTTCGCGACCCGCTGTCGAATCGTTACCTGGCCAGCCTGTTCGAAGCCATGGGCACCGATGCCGCGGTAACACTGGATGCTCACAACCAGGCCGCTTTCGAGAATGCCTTCCGCTGTCGCAGTCTGCACCTGCAGGCCATGCCGCTGTTCGTCGACTACGCCGCGCAGGCGCTGAAAGGGGAGGAGCGCCCCCTGGTCGTGGCCTCCCCCGACGTGGGCGGGGTCAAGCGGGCCGAGGCACTGCGATCCGCCCTCGGCGAAAAACTCGGACGGCAAATCGGCCGCGCGTTTGTCGAGAAATATCGCAGCGAGGGCCAACTCAGCGGTGGGACCTTGGTGGGGGATGTGCGGGATGCCGCGGTGCTGATCGTCGATGACCTTATCTCCGGTGGCGGTACCATCGAGCGGGCGACAGCGGCGCTGCACAATGCCGGTGCCGCCAGGATTCTGGTGGCAGCCAGCCACGGCCAGTTCAGCGACGGGGCCCGCGAAAAGCTCGGCGGCTTGCCGCTGGACGCAGTGGTCGTCACAGACTCGCTGCCACAACCCACCACCTCGGGGCCGATCTCCATACTCACTTGCGCCCCGCTGCTGGCCGAGGCCATTCGTCGCCTGCACGGTGGCGGTCCCGCCTGCGAGCTGAGCCTCTGA
- a CDS encoding adenosylcobalamin-dependent ribonucleoside-diphosphate reductase, producing MDPIQAEISRYVWETKYRWCNGPGPPEQSLEDSWRRVANALAGVEKTDRTLWAERFYRNLTGFCFLPGGRILAGAGTERRVTLFNCFVMGTIADDMAAIFDRLKESALTMQAGGGIGCDFSTLRPAGCIARDSATIASGPVSFMRIWDSMCATLLSTGSRRGAMMATLRCDHPDIEAFVAAKRDSTALRHFNLSVLVSDAFMAAVSADADWPLVFPDRALAPESGRELLECHWSGAVSGESCRVFRRVSARELWTQIMRATYDCAEPGVLFVDNINRFNNLAYRERISATNPCGEIPLPPFGACNLGSVNLLHFVRAPLTAQAALDWQGIADCAALGVRMLDNVIDLSRYPLPELERQAKGSRRLGLGITGLADALIALGLHYDSDGARRLATRVMTLLRDTAYRTSIDLASEKGSFPQLETGPFLAGDYAQTLPDEIRRAIAARGLRNSHLLAIAPTGTISLLANGVSSGVEPVFDFHHRRRVVTTDGGWRTFQIEDPVHRLWRERHKGSETAVPMPDSFVSATQIPPRGHLLMEAALQPLVDNAISKTVNVPEDLPFAAFEGLYREAHTLGLKGCTTFRPNPVTAAVLTPTSGCCDLDREGE from the coding sequence ATGGACCCGATCCAGGCAGAAATCTCCCGCTACGTCTGGGAGACCAAGTACCGCTGGTGCAATGGACCCGGCCCGCCGGAACAGTCGCTCGAAGACAGCTGGCGCCGGGTGGCCAACGCGCTGGCCGGGGTCGAGAAAACGGACCGGACTCTCTGGGCCGAGCGTTTTTACCGCAACCTCACCGGCTTCTGCTTTCTGCCCGGCGGCAGGATTCTTGCCGGTGCGGGCACAGAGCGCCGGGTCACGCTGTTTAACTGCTTTGTGATGGGCACTATCGCCGATGATATGGCGGCGATCTTCGACCGGCTGAAGGAAAGCGCGCTCACCATGCAGGCAGGTGGTGGTATCGGCTGCGACTTCTCGACCCTGCGCCCGGCGGGCTGTATCGCGAGGGACTCGGCCACCATTGCCTCGGGGCCGGTGTCATTTATGCGTATCTGGGACAGCATGTGCGCCACCTTGCTGTCCACGGGAAGTCGTCGCGGCGCCATGATGGCCACTCTCCGCTGCGATCACCCGGATATCGAAGCCTTTGTGGCTGCCAAGCGCGATTCGACGGCGCTGCGTCACTTCAACCTCTCCGTATTGGTGAGCGATGCTTTTATGGCGGCAGTCAGCGCGGACGCCGACTGGCCGCTGGTGTTTCCCGACCGCGCGCTGGCTCCGGAATCCGGTCGCGAGTTGCTGGAGTGTCACTGGAGCGGTGCCGTTAGCGGGGAGTCTTGCCGGGTGTTCCGGCGGGTAAGCGCCCGGGAGCTGTGGACGCAGATCATGCGCGCCACTTATGACTGCGCGGAGCCCGGGGTGCTGTTCGTGGACAACATTAACCGCTTTAACAACCTCGCCTACCGGGAGCGCATTTCCGCTACCAACCCCTGCGGGGAGATACCATTGCCGCCCTTCGGCGCTTGCAACCTGGGCTCGGTCAACCTGCTGCACTTCGTCCGCGCCCCGCTGACCGCGCAGGCGGCGCTGGATTGGCAGGGCATTGCCGATTGTGCGGCCCTGGGGGTGCGGATGCTGGACAATGTAATCGATCTGTCCCGCTATCCGCTGCCGGAACTGGAGCGCCAGGCGAAAGGCAGTCGCCGGCTCGGCCTGGGCATCACCGGCCTCGCAGACGCGCTGATTGCGCTCGGGCTCCACTACGACAGCGACGGGGCGCGCCGGCTGGCGACCAGGGTGATGACGCTGCTGCGGGATACCGCCTACCGTACCTCCATTGACCTGGCCAGTGAGAAGGGCAGCTTCCCCCAGCTGGAAACGGGGCCTTTTCTGGCGGGAGACTATGCGCAAACACTGCCCGACGAGATCCGCCGGGCAATCGCTGCCCGCGGGTTGCGCAACAGCCACCTGCTGGCCATTGCGCCCACAGGCACCATCAGTCTGCTTGCCAACGGGGTTTCGAGCGGGGTGGAGCCGGTGTTTGATTTCCATCACCGGCGACGGGTGGTGACCACAGACGGGGGGTGGCGAACTTTCCAGATCGAGGATCCGGTGCACCGGCTCTGGCGAGAGCGGCACAAGGGGAGTGAGACGGCGGTCCCGATGCCAGACTCGTTCGTCTCCGCGACCCAGATTCCGCCCCGCGGGCACCTCCTGATGGAGGCTGCGTTGCAGCCGCTGGTGGATAACGCCATTTCCAAGACGGTGAATGTGCCGGAGGATCTGCCATTCGCGGCTTTCGAAGGTCTCTACCGGGAGGCCCACACGCTCGGGCTGAAGGGCTGTACCACGTTCCGGCCCAACCCGGTGACGGCTGCGGTGCTGACACCGACCTCCGGTTGTTGTGATCTGGACCGGGAAGGGGAGTGA
- the yihA gene encoding ribosome biogenesis GTP-binding protein YihA/YsxC, producing MSEQRPEPINFRTVQFLTSAPTLAECPEDSGAEVAFAGRSNAGKSSAINALTGNNKLARTSKTPGRTQLINFFSISDDQRLVDLPGYGYAKVARSMKDEWQRHLAFYLEQRQCLRGLVLLMDIRQPLKEFDLHMLTWAVQAGLPVHILLTKADKLKNGPAQNARFAVEKALREQGLDTGVTVQTFSSTKRAGLDKLERRLNQWLELKAD from the coding sequence ATGTCAGAACAGCGCCCAGAGCCCATCAATTTTCGCACCGTTCAATTTTTAACCAGCGCACCGACACTGGCGGAGTGTCCCGAGGACAGTGGCGCAGAGGTCGCATTTGCCGGCCGCTCCAACGCCGGCAAGTCCAGCGCCATCAACGCCCTCACTGGAAACAACAAGCTGGCACGCACCTCAAAAACACCGGGGCGCACCCAGCTGATCAACTTCTTCAGCATCAGTGACGACCAGCGGCTGGTGGATCTGCCCGGGTATGGCTACGCCAAGGTTGCCCGCTCCATGAAAGACGAGTGGCAGCGTCACCTGGCCTTTTACCTGGAGCAGCGCCAGTGCCTCAGGGGCCTGGTACTGCTGATGGACATCCGTCAGCCACTGAAGGAGTTCGACCTGCACATGCTGACCTGGGCAGTGCAGGCGGGCCTGCCGGTCCACATCCTGCTGACCAAGGCGGACAAACTGAAGAACGGGCCCGCCCAGAACGCCCGCTTCGCAGTGGAGAAGGCCCTGCGGGAGCAGGGGCTGGATACCGGGGTGACAGTCCAGACATTTTCCTCCACCAAGCGCGCCGGGCTGGACAAGCTTGAGCGGAGGCTGAACCAGTGGCTGGAGCTGAAGGCCGACTGA
- a CDS encoding c-type cytochrome: MNSIVKNTALAIGLAFAATSTLAAEGDPNAGKAKAAQCAACHGVDGNSIAPAFPKIAGQGENYLFKQLMDVKTGEREIPQMIGQLDNFNEQDLRDIAAYFASQQMQVAGAQPVSVMLNSGENVDGLILGRDLFRAGNPATGVPACMGCHSPTGLGNAPAGYPRLGGQYADYIETQLKAFRAGTRANDGETRVMRSVAKQLSDAEITALSQYIAGLTD, encoded by the coding sequence ATGAACAGCATTGTAAAGAATACCGCTCTGGCCATCGGCCTGGCTTTCGCCGCCACTTCCACCCTGGCGGCCGAAGGGGACCCGAACGCGGGCAAGGCCAAGGCCGCCCAGTGTGCCGCCTGTCACGGTGTCGACGGTAACAGTATCGCTCCGGCTTTCCCGAAAATTGCCGGGCAGGGTGAAAATTACCTCTTCAAGCAGCTGATGGATGTGAAGACCGGCGAGCGCGAGATTCCGCAGATGATCGGCCAGCTGGATAACTTCAACGAGCAGGACCTGCGCGACATCGCCGCTTACTTTGCCTCTCAGCAGATGCAGGTGGCGGGTGCCCAGCCGGTATCCGTGATGCTGAACAGTGGCGAGAACGTCGATGGCCTGATCCTGGGCCGCGACCTGTTCCGCGCTGGCAACCCTGCAACTGGCGTACCCGCTTGTATGGGCTGTCACTCCCCGACTGGCCTTGGCAATGCGCCGGCAGGCTATCCGCGTCTGGGTGGCCAGTATGCCGATTACATCGAGACCCAGCTGAAGGCGTTCCGTGCCGGTACCCGCGCTAACGACGGTGAAACCCGTGTCATGCGTTCGGTTGCCAAGCAGCTGTCCGATGCCGAGATCACGGCCCTGTCCCAGTACATTGCCGGCCTGACTGACTGA
- a CDS encoding thiol:disulfide interchange protein DsbA/DsbL, whose amino-acid sequence MRAVVAPITMLLTLLFSITACAQESGQFKAGQHYQVLPQAVPQRDDSKIEVTELFWYGCGHCYHFEPLLNSWKSDIPEDVTLRKLPAIWQPVMEVHARMFYVADAMGVLDTMHAPIFNAIAQQRKMFAERDGRDWNPDNAAIAALFNKHGANGEKAVKLMNSFAVNSKVKQGMANQRAYQLSGTPEVVVAGKYRISTSLPGLKGKSNGQELMLQVADYLIEKERAERG is encoded by the coding sequence ATGAGAGCGGTTGTCGCCCCCATCACCATGCTGCTGACCCTGTTGTTCAGCATTACTGCCTGTGCCCAGGAGAGCGGCCAGTTCAAGGCCGGCCAGCACTATCAGGTGCTGCCTCAAGCTGTGCCCCAGAGGGATGACAGCAAGATCGAGGTGACCGAACTGTTCTGGTATGGCTGCGGCCACTGCTACCACTTTGAGCCACTGCTCAACAGCTGGAAGAGCGACATTCCCGAAGATGTCACCCTGCGCAAATTGCCGGCCATCTGGCAGCCGGTGATGGAAGTCCACGCCCGTATGTTCTATGTGGCTGACGCCATGGGCGTACTGGATACCATGCACGCGCCGATCTTCAATGCCATCGCCCAGCAGCGCAAGATGTTCGCCGAGCGCGACGGCCGCGACTGGAACCCGGACAACGCCGCCATCGCAGCGCTGTTCAACAAGCACGGTGCCAACGGCGAGAAGGCGGTGAAACTGATGAATTCCTTCGCGGTCAACAGCAAGGTGAAGCAGGGCATGGCCAACCAGCGTGCCTACCAGCTGTCCGGCACGCCGGAAGTCGTGGTGGCGGGCAAGTACCGTATCAGCACCTCCCTGCCGGGCCTGAAGGGCAAGAGCAACGGCCAGGAGCTGATGCTGCAAGTGGCGGACTACCTGATTGAGAAGGAGCGCGCCGAGCGCGGCTGA
- a CDS encoding c-type cytochrome produces MGLLHKTGLCCSLIVTLSVVFTWPAVVRGESETVAAQALNLLSSFAADYADAVQEEQVIDERLYHQQSRQLERVQKLVRELPDRPGRASLERTLDALQRDFTARGNAEQVQRRANTAADRLAALYQLQRSPIHPLPAAEEGAPLYRQHCARCHGLRGGGTEGGPALTSPERAAQFSLFDFYNLLDPSADTLHGSQLGADLNSWQRWALAVAVAGFPVADQLPPPADLAQRYPALVALPGMAVTRPGALPEEAAAAFLWWRGHPDAVRALEHPLVRAGGLLQLAETAHRAGDTTGAYYKAVLAYRQGYLPLRSQLEKRDPALAAQIQGQWRELREALSGDSSNAGVLAASQRLRASLAQARNRLEPSTERPAYVLWAAVLFALAAVTGLLWWRLLRRRQGRQSR; encoded by the coding sequence ATGGGCCTTCTGCACAAAACCGGCCTTTGCTGCTCTCTCATCGTGACCCTGTCAGTGGTTTTCACCTGGCCCGCCGTCGTGCGCGGGGAATCCGAGACAGTGGCTGCACAGGCACTCAACCTGTTGTCGTCCTTTGCCGCTGACTATGCCGATGCGGTGCAGGAGGAGCAGGTGATCGATGAGCGCCTTTACCACCAGCAGAGCCGCCAGCTCGAGCGAGTACAGAAGTTAGTGCGGGAGCTGCCGGACCGCCCGGGGCGGGCTTCCCTGGAGCGCACCCTGGATGCATTACAGCGTGACTTCACCGCTCGCGGAAATGCCGAGCAGGTGCAGCGCCGCGCCAACACGGCGGCGGACCGGCTGGCGGCGCTCTACCAACTGCAGCGCTCGCCCATCCACCCGCTGCCGGCAGCGGAAGAGGGTGCCCCGTTGTATCGCCAGCACTGTGCCCGCTGCCATGGCCTGCGGGGAGGAGGCACGGAAGGTGGCCCAGCTCTGACCAGCCCCGAACGGGCCGCCCAGTTCAGCCTGTTCGATTTCTACAATCTGCTGGATCCCAGTGCCGATACGCTGCACGGATCGCAACTGGGGGCCGATCTCAACAGCTGGCAGCGATGGGCTCTGGCGGTGGCCGTTGCGGGTTTTCCGGTTGCGGACCAGCTGCCACCACCGGCGGACCTGGCACAGCGCTACCCGGCGCTGGTGGCCCTGCCCGGCATGGCGGTCACCCGTCCCGGCGCTTTACCCGAAGAGGCCGCCGCAGCCTTTCTATGGTGGCGCGGCCATCCGGACGCCGTGCGCGCGCTGGAACATCCCCTGGTCCGGGCTGGCGGTCTGCTGCAGCTGGCCGAGACCGCACATCGGGCAGGGGACACGACCGGAGCCTATTACAAGGCGGTGCTGGCCTACCGGCAGGGGTACCTGCCACTGCGGAGCCAGCTGGAAAAACGCGATCCTGCACTGGCGGCCCAGATCCAGGGGCAGTGGCGGGAGCTGCGTGAAGCCCTGAGTGGCGACAGCAGCAACGCCGGCGTCCTGGCGGCCTCGCAGCGTTTACGGGCGAGTCTGGCGCAGGCACGAAACCGGCTGGAGCCGTCTACTGAACGGCCCGCCTATGTGTTGTGGGCGGCGGTTCTGTTCGCGCTGGCCGCTGTCACCGGTCTCCTCTGGTGGCGGCTGCTGCGTCGTCGACAGGGTCGTCAATCGCGCTAA
- a CDS encoding ACT domain-containing protein has product MNAEVRLDTLLQTLDPQLEEGSFVFCGLDDGRAAQLWSHCLCLFRETEGWSAVIDHGLAQREGLDCSVGFRQITLQVYSSLEAVGLTAAVSRELAAAGISANVVAALHHDHVFVPEARAEEALQLLRGLRNRAQYS; this is encoded by the coding sequence ATGAACGCGGAAGTCCGACTCGACACCCTGCTGCAAACCCTCGATCCACAGCTGGAGGAGGGCAGCTTCGTATTCTGTGGACTCGACGATGGTCGGGCCGCGCAGCTATGGTCGCACTGCTTGTGTCTGTTCCGGGAAACAGAGGGCTGGAGCGCTGTGATTGATCATGGCCTTGCCCAGCGTGAAGGCCTCGATTGCAGCGTCGGTTTCCGCCAGATCACGCTGCAGGTCTATTCCAGCCTCGAAGCTGTGGGGCTCACCGCGGCCGTTTCCAGAGAACTCGCTGCCGCCGGCATCAGTGCCAATGTGGTGGCGGCACTGCACCACGATCACGTATTCGTGCCAGAAGCACGGGCCGAGGAGGCCCTTCAGCTCCTGCGCGGATTGCGGAACCGGGCCCAGTACAGCTGA
- a CDS encoding SLC13 family permease, translating to MQNLSLPIRLAVILLWVVFAFFLAALLAAGAEQKLGLFILIAAAGLWMSEIVPLPVTALLVPAAAYFSGLMPAAEALAPFSSTIIFLFMGGFTLAAVLQAHGIDRRLAGAVLRLGGGRLWPTLIGFLATVSFLSMWISNTATTAMMLPIALSMVDRDNPRTRAFAVLGTAYAANIGGLATIVGSPPNAIAARALGADFVSWLQVGLPVTLTMFPLVLAVLWLVMRPDRERAEITPPEVGKREWDVGALGALALFVLAVCAWTFSTLLTRWLGLGGSFDAVVGLTITALAPLVGLVSWPQLQSQINWGILLLFGGGLCLSAILQQTGTSVWLAQSLLGGLGDAPGWLLIMACIALMIFLTELASNTGSAAILVPVIYALAQQLNPAITYALVFGVGIAATCAFMLPVATPPNALAYGTGVVLQGQMLRAGLLLNVIAIPLIWIMVSLLA from the coding sequence GTGCAGAACCTCTCACTGCCGATCAGGCTTGCTGTCATTCTCCTGTGGGTCGTTTTTGCGTTTTTTCTCGCGGCACTCCTCGCAGCGGGCGCTGAGCAAAAGCTCGGCCTGTTTATTCTGATTGCCGCGGCCGGGCTATGGATGAGCGAAATTGTGCCGTTGCCAGTCACGGCCCTGCTGGTGCCGGCCGCCGCCTACTTTTCCGGTTTGATGCCAGCGGCCGAGGCACTCGCGCCTTTCTCGAGCACCATTATTTTCCTGTTCATGGGTGGATTTACCCTGGCGGCGGTATTGCAGGCTCACGGTATCGACCGGCGGCTCGCTGGAGCGGTATTGCGGCTGGGCGGCGGCCGTCTGTGGCCAACCCTGATCGGTTTCCTGGCAACCGTCTCCTTCCTGTCCATGTGGATCAGCAACACGGCGACGACGGCAATGATGCTCCCAATCGCCTTGTCGATGGTCGACCGCGACAATCCCCGCACCCGTGCTTTTGCGGTACTGGGCACCGCCTATGCGGCAAATATTGGCGGTCTCGCCACCATCGTCGGCAGCCCTCCCAATGCCATCGCTGCGCGGGCCCTGGGAGCAGATTTCGTCAGCTGGCTACAGGTTGGCCTGCCGGTGACACTGACCATGTTCCCGCTGGTGCTCGCCGTCCTGTGGCTGGTGATGCGACCGGATCGGGAGCGCGCTGAAATCACGCCGCCGGAAGTGGGCAAGCGCGAATGGGATGTCGGCGCCCTTGGCGCACTTGCGCTGTTTGTCCTCGCCGTTTGCGCATGGACATTTTCGACCCTGCTCACCCGCTGGCTGGGGCTCGGCGGCAGCTTTGATGCGGTGGTCGGGCTGACCATCACGGCGCTGGCACCACTGGTGGGGCTGGTCTCATGGCCGCAGCTGCAGAGCCAGATCAACTGGGGCATCCTGCTGCTGTTCGGGGGTGGCCTGTGCCTATCGGCGATCCTGCAGCAAACCGGGACCTCGGTCTGGCTGGCCCAGTCGCTCCTTGGGGGCCTCGGTGATGCACCGGGGTGGCTACTGATCATGGCCTGCATCGCGTTGATGATTTTTCTCACCGAACTGGCTTCGAACACAGGCAGCGCCGCAATCCTGGTGCCCGTCATTTACGCCCTGGCGCAACAACTGAATCCGGCGATTACCTACGCGCTGGTCTTCGGTGTGGGTATCGCGGCCACCTGCGCGTTTATGCTGCCGGTGGCCACGCCACCCAACGCCCTCGCCTATGGCACCGGTGTGGTCCTGCAGGGGCAGATGCTGCGCGCGGGTCTGTTGCTGAACGTGATCGCCATACCCTTGATTTGGATCATGGTAAGCTTGCTCGCCTGA
- a CDS encoding M28 family metallopeptidase: protein MKITTLTGALFLGVLVACATLQPAPLPVPDAENMRRHVEYLASDELAGRETGTEGYNLAAEYVAQQFEAMGLQPAGSQGFMQPVPFRRASWGGREPTMVLRGNDGDITFKFGEDFVASPSTVSEHSKTTAPLVFVGFGIEAPEYGIDDYAGLDVHGKIVVILSGRPKTMPSEVGAHYAATRTKRQAAARQGAVGYILLNTPQREQRSPFARSAKHAGDDNFDWIDADNVPGNAITGLHPGIYLDMPPARQLFMGAARSLDTIFTEIENGLTPAGFPLPYSASLTSGASHETLLSPNVVAMLPGSDPKLKDEYVVFTGHLDHTGTDDGEGDQINNGAQDNAAGIAVMLETARLFVESGRAPRRSLLFVAVTAEEKGLLGSDYFAQHPPVPPSSMVANINLDMPMLLYPFRDIIAFGAEHSTLGETTARAAERAGLKMSPDPMPEQVIFVRSDHYSFVRQGVPAIYLITGREALDRAVHGTAMQNAFFKERYHQPADEADEQVDYVAAEQFAQVNYAIAREVADARRKPAWYEGDFFGELFSAPR from the coding sequence ATGAAGATAACCACCCTGACAGGCGCTCTGTTTTTGGGCGTCCTCGTGGCCTGTGCCACCCTGCAACCGGCGCCGTTGCCGGTTCCGGATGCAGAGAACATGCGCCGACATGTCGAATACCTGGCCTCGGACGAGCTGGCCGGGCGGGAGACGGGTACCGAGGGTTACAACCTCGCCGCCGAGTATGTCGCCCAGCAATTTGAGGCCATGGGGCTGCAACCTGCCGGCAGCCAGGGCTTTATGCAACCGGTGCCGTTCCGGCGGGCCAGCTGGGGGGGACGCGAGCCCACCATGGTCCTGCGCGGCAATGATGGCGATATCACTTTCAAATTTGGGGAGGATTTCGTCGCTTCGCCGTCGACGGTGAGCGAGCACTCGAAGACAACCGCACCCCTGGTCTTTGTAGGCTTTGGAATCGAGGCGCCAGAGTACGGTATTGATGACTATGCCGGCCTGGATGTGCACGGCAAAATTGTGGTCATCCTGAGCGGGCGCCCCAAGACCATGCCCAGCGAGGTAGGCGCCCACTATGCGGCCACCCGCACCAAGCGTCAGGCGGCCGCGCGTCAAGGTGCTGTGGGTTACATTCTCCTGAACACACCGCAGCGGGAGCAGCGTTCCCCCTTTGCCCGCTCCGCCAAGCACGCCGGGGATGACAACTTCGACTGGATCGATGCGGACAATGTGCCCGGCAATGCGATCACCGGTCTGCACCCCGGCATTTACCTGGACATGCCGCCGGCGCGCCAGCTGTTTATGGGTGCTGCGCGGAGTCTGGATACTATCTTTACTGAAATTGAAAACGGCCTCACCCCGGCCGGGTTCCCACTGCCTTACAGCGCCTCTCTCACCAGCGGCGCCAGCCACGAGACCCTGCTGAGCCCGAACGTGGTGGCGATGCTGCCGGGCAGCGATCCTAAGTTGAAGGACGAGTACGTGGTTTTCACGGGCCACCTGGACCACACCGGCACGGATGACGGCGAGGGTGATCAGATCAATAACGGCGCCCAGGACAATGCTGCCGGTATTGCCGTGATGCTCGAGACAGCCCGCCTGTTCGTGGAATCCGGTCGCGCGCCGCGCCGCTCCCTGCTGTTCGTTGCTGTGACCGCGGAGGAGAAGGGTCTGTTGGGTTCCGATTATTTCGCCCAGCACCCGCCGGTGCCGCCGAGTTCCATGGTGGCCAATATCAACCTCGATATGCCCATGTTGCTGTACCCGTTCCGCGACATCATCGCCTTCGGCGCCGAACACTCCACCCTGGGTGAAACCACTGCCCGGGCCGCAGAGCGGGCGGGCCTGAAAATGAGTCCGGACCCGATGCCGGAGCAGGTGATCTTCGTGCGCAGTGACCACTACAGCTTCGTGCGCCAGGGTGTACCGGCCATTTATCTGATTACCGGCCGCGAGGCGCTGGATCGGGCCGTGCACGGCACGGCGATGCAGAACGCGTTCTTCAAGGAGCGTTACCACCAGCCCGCCGACGAGGCAGACGAGCAGGTCGACTACGTGGCAGCGGAACAGTTTGCCCAGGTCAATTACGCCATTGCCCGCGAAGTGGCCGATGCACGCCGCAAGCCCGCCTGGTACGAGGGCGATTTCTTCGGCGAGCTCTTCTCCGCTCCCCGCTAA
- a CDS encoding peptidase C39 family protein, with product MPSPDKFSFSIRPVRTGDIAPLHALEQSCFDTDRLSRRRLRHWVAADNRVFLVAEQGDQLIGYALVLLRRGTRLARLYSLAVAAAGRGRGLGRALLLAAEQASVENGRLFMRLEVAASNTAAIGLYHQLGYRTFGHYPGYYEDAGDALRMQKRIRHRSDDLHSLPVPWYGQTTEFTCGPAAAMMAMAALSVDYRPSVSEELALWREATTIFMTSGHGGCHPLGLALAMQRRGYSCAVYLNQATPLFIDGVRSEEKKAVMRRVDADFRTAADGAGIPVLCEDFTQEQLQQLLQEGALALLLISTYRLDGKRVPHWVTLSGIDERCLYVHDPDSDDGLDPLENQYLPIARDDFARMSLFGKERLRTAVVVRKRCAEKPQ from the coding sequence ATGCCCTCTCCCGACAAGTTTTCCTTCTCTATCCGGCCCGTCCGCACAGGCGATATAGCACCGCTTCATGCGCTCGAGCAGAGCTGTTTCGATACGGACAGACTCAGCCGCCGGCGGCTGCGCCACTGGGTGGCCGCCGACAACCGGGTTTTTCTGGTGGCGGAACAGGGCGACCAGCTGATCGGCTATGCGCTGGTATTACTGCGCCGCGGCACCCGTCTCGCCCGCCTCTATTCCCTCGCCGTGGCCGCTGCTGGTCGCGGCCGGGGCCTGGGCCGCGCTCTGCTATTAGCGGCCGAACAGGCCAGCGTCGAGAATGGCCGCCTGTTCATGCGTCTCGAAGTGGCGGCGAGTAATACGGCCGCGATCGGGCTCTACCACCAGCTGGGCTACCGGACCTTCGGCCACTACCCCGGTTACTACGAGGATGCCGGCGACGCACTGCGGATGCAGAAACGTATCCGCCACCGCTCCGATGACCTGCACAGCCTGCCAGTGCCCTGGTATGGCCAGACCACCGAATTCACCTGCGGCCCGGCCGCCGCGATGATGGCCATGGCGGCGCTGAGTGTGGACTACCGCCCGTCGGTCAGTGAGGAACTGGCCCTCTGGCGGGAGGCCACCACGATTTTCATGACCTCCGGTCACGGCGGCTGCCATCCGTTGGGGTTGGCGCTTGCCATGCAGCGGCGGGGCTACAGCTGTGCCGTTTACCTCAATCAGGCGACACCGCTGTTTATCGACGGGGTGCGTTCCGAGGAGAAAAAGGCGGTAATGCGGCGGGTGGATGCGGATTTCCGCACCGCAGCAGATGGGGCCGGGATACCGGTTTTGTGCGAGGACTTCACCCAGGAACAACTACAGCAGCTACTGCAGGAGGGAGCCCTGGCACTACTGCTGATCAGCACCTATCGCCTCGACGGCAAACGCGTGCCCCACTGGGTAACGTTGAGTGGCATCGATGAACGCTGTCTCTATGTGCACGATCCGGACAGCGACGACGGTCTCGATCCTCTGGAGAACCAGTACCTGCCCATTGCCCGCGACGATTTCGCCAGGATGTCGTTATTCGGGAAGGAGAGGCTGCGCACCGCCGTCGTGGTAAGAAAGCGGTGCGCGGAGAAGCCGCAGTAA